A window of the Bradyrhizobium diazoefficiens genome harbors these coding sequences:
- a CDS encoding ABC transporter ATP-binding protein, which produces MTDAPLIEVEDLRIDLDDGSRRVAAAEGISFRIDRGETFGLVGESGCGKSITALALIGLLRQPLSIGSGVIRFDGREIQHLSAAAQRDLRGNRIAMIFQEPMTALNPVSPVGRQIAEMFVLHKGKGWREANQLAVEALASVRVPAPERRVNDYPHQLSGGMRQRVMIAIALACGPDLLIADEPTTALDVTVQAEIIELMRNLCAERGTAILMISHDLGLVANVCRRVAVMYAGRIVEERGSADIFRAPSHPYTQGLVDSLPRLGSRAALGRSRLQEIAGVVPAITNFPDGCRFNRRCAKATDICRTVVPTADFLEAGGLVRCHHHA; this is translated from the coding sequence ATGACGGACGCGCCGCTGATCGAAGTCGAGGATTTGCGCATCGATCTCGACGATGGATCGCGGCGCGTTGCGGCGGCCGAGGGCATTTCATTCCGCATCGATCGCGGCGAGACGTTCGGCCTGGTCGGCGAGTCCGGCTGCGGCAAGAGCATCACGGCGCTCGCCCTGATCGGCCTGTTGCGGCAGCCGCTGTCGATCGGCAGCGGCGTCATCCGCTTCGACGGACGGGAGATCCAGCACCTGTCCGCAGCCGCCCAGCGCGACTTGCGCGGTAACCGCATCGCCATGATCTTCCAGGAGCCGATGACGGCGCTCAATCCGGTCTCGCCCGTGGGACGGCAGATCGCCGAGATGTTCGTGCTGCATAAGGGCAAGGGCTGGCGGGAGGCCAACCAGCTGGCGGTCGAGGCGCTGGCGAGTGTCCGCGTCCCCGCGCCGGAGCGGCGCGTCAACGACTACCCGCACCAGCTCTCCGGCGGCATGCGCCAGCGCGTGATGATTGCCATTGCGCTCGCCTGCGGTCCGGATCTCCTGATCGCCGACGAGCCCACGACCGCGCTCGACGTGACCGTGCAGGCCGAAATCATCGAGCTGATGCGCAATCTCTGCGCCGAACGCGGCACGGCGATCCTGATGATCAGCCACGATCTCGGCCTGGTCGCCAATGTCTGCCGCCGCGTCGCCGTCATGTATGCCGGCCGCATCGTCGAGGAGCGCGGCTCCGCCGATATTTTTCGCGCGCCCTCGCACCCCTACACGCAAGGGCTGGTCGACTCGCTGCCGCGGCTGGGCAGTCGCGCTGCACTTGGCCGGAGCAGGCTCCAGGAGATCGCGGGCGTCGTCCCGGCCATCACGAATTTCCCCGATGGCTGCCGGTTCAATCGGCGCTGCGCGAAGGCGACTGATATTTGCAGGACCGTCGTTCCGACGGCGGATTTTCTGGAGGCCGGTGGCCTGGTGAGGTGTCACCATCATGCATGA
- a CDS encoding DUF1467 family protein — MAAQISTGLAIYFVIWWIALFLTLPFGVRSQHEDGVGAPGTDPGAPILTGMKRKLIWTTIISAIIYGLGMLAYQAGYLSIERLSKLMGMPF; from the coding sequence ATGGCCGCTCAGATATCGACCGGGCTCGCAATCTATTTCGTGATCTGGTGGATCGCGCTGTTCCTGACGCTGCCATTTGGCGTGCGCAGCCAGCATGAGGACGGCGTCGGCGCGCCCGGCACCGACCCCGGCGCACCGATCCTGACCGGCATGAAGCGCAAGCTAATCTGGACCACGATCATCTCGGCGATCATCTATGGCCTCGGCATGCTCGCCTATCAGGCCGGCTATCTCTCGATCGAGCGGCTGTCGAAATTGATGGGAATGCCGTTTTAG
- the mce gene encoding methylmalonyl-CoA epimerase — protein MQGRLNHVAIATRDAVKSAKIYGAAFGAQISEAVALPEHGVTTVFATLPNTKIEFIEPLGESSPIAKFLERNADGGIHHVCYEVVDIIASRDTLVKEGARVLGDGVPKIGAHGKPVLFLHPKDFSGALVEIEQA, from the coding sequence ATGCAGGGTCGCCTCAACCACGTCGCGATTGCGACCAGGGACGCCGTCAAGTCCGCCAAGATCTACGGCGCGGCGTTCGGGGCGCAGATTTCGGAAGCCGTCGCTCTGCCCGAGCATGGCGTCACCACCGTGTTCGCGACGCTCCCCAACACCAAGATCGAGTTCATCGAGCCGCTCGGCGAGTCCTCGCCGATCGCAAAGTTTCTTGAGCGCAATGCCGATGGCGGCATCCACCACGTCTGCTACGAGGTCGTCGACATCATCGCCTCGCGCGACACCCTGGTGAAGGAGGGCGCCCGCGTGCTCGGTGACGGCGTGCCGAAGATCGGCGCCCACGGCAAGCCGGTGCTGTTTTTGCATCCGAAGGATTTTTCGGGCGCGTTGGTCGAAATCGAGCAGGCATAG
- a CDS encoding ABC transporter permease, which produces MLSFLIRRLLQTIPTVLAVVLLVFVLFSVVPGSIVSSMSDDADPQVELRMKKQLGLDDPVYVRFGAYIAKLATGDFGTSFRTREPVTAMIAKRAWPTLQLIFTAMAFSVVLGVPLGFIAALRPGGLVDSAAMVVAVSGLSIAKFWLGLVLMYLFALKLGWLPSFGYGDGGLKYLLLPAVTLGVSPMALFARTTRAAVLEIMTADFVRTARSKGMSETRVVKWHVMRNALVIILTTVGLQFGGLMGQAVVVEKLFSWPGIGSLLVDSVLQRDIPAVQGSILVVVLAFLAINLLIDVLYGVIDPRIRYA; this is translated from the coding sequence ATGCTCTCCTTCCTGATCCGCCGTCTCCTGCAAACCATTCCGACCGTGCTCGCTGTCGTGCTGCTGGTCTTCGTGCTGTTCAGCGTCGTTCCCGGCAGCATCGTCTCGTCCATGAGCGACGACGCCGATCCTCAGGTCGAGCTGCGCATGAAGAAGCAGCTTGGCCTCGACGATCCCGTCTATGTGCGTTTCGGCGCCTATATCGCCAAGCTCGCCACCGGTGATTTCGGCACGTCGTTCCGGACCCGCGAGCCTGTCACGGCCATGATCGCCAAGCGGGCCTGGCCGACGCTGCAGCTGATCTTCACGGCCATGGCGTTTTCCGTCGTGCTCGGCGTGCCGCTCGGCTTCATCGCCGCATTGCGGCCGGGCGGCCTGGTCGACAGCGCCGCAATGGTCGTGGCTGTCTCGGGGCTTTCCATCGCCAAATTCTGGCTCGGACTGGTGCTGATGTATCTGTTTGCGTTGAAGCTCGGCTGGCTGCCGAGTTTCGGCTACGGCGATGGCGGCCTGAAATATCTGCTGCTGCCGGCCGTGACGCTCGGCGTCTCGCCGATGGCGCTCTTTGCCCGGACGACGCGCGCCGCTGTCCTCGAGATCATGACAGCCGATTTCGTCCGCACCGCGCGCTCCAAGGGCATGAGCGAGACGCGCGTGGTGAAGTGGCACGTGATGCGTAACGCGCTCGTCATCATTCTCACCACAGTCGGCCTGCAGTTCGGCGGGCTGATGGGGCAGGCGGTCGTCGTCGAAAAGCTGTTTTCCTGGCCGGGCATCGGCTCGCTGCTCGTGGACAGCGTCCTGCAGCGCGACATTCCGGCGGTCCAGGGCTCCATTCTCGTGGTGGTGCTGGCTTTTCTCGCGATCAATCTGCTGATCGACGTGCTCTACGGCGTGATCGATCCGAGGATCAGATACGCATGA
- a CDS encoding ABC transporter permease — MKLRANLIIGGALFVLAILVGVLAPWLAHTDPVLDANLMNAEEPPSWAWWFGTDDQGRDIYSRVVYGARVSLTVGIVSQLINSVIGVALGLSAGYWGGWWDDVVNALTNVMLAIPSLIFALAIMAVLGPGLTSLLIALGLTNWSFTCRIARASALSLRSQGYVQAATVLGYGDLRIMITQLLPNMLGPIVVIGTLGMGSAVLSEAALSFLGLGVRPPFPSWGSMLSDARDQITTAPWLSVFPGLAIFLTVLGLNLLGDGLRDILDPQSRSRRT; from the coding sequence ATGAAGCTCCGCGCCAATCTCATCATCGGCGGCGCATTGTTCGTGCTCGCGATCCTGGTCGGTGTGCTCGCGCCCTGGCTCGCGCATACCGATCCTGTCCTCGACGCCAATCTCATGAACGCTGAGGAGCCTCCGAGCTGGGCCTGGTGGTTCGGCACCGACGACCAGGGCCGCGACATCTATTCCCGGGTCGTCTACGGCGCGCGTGTCTCGCTGACGGTCGGCATCGTCTCGCAGCTCATCAACAGCGTCATCGGCGTGGCGCTGGGCCTGAGCGCCGGCTATTGGGGCGGCTGGTGGGACGATGTGGTCAACGCCTTGACCAATGTCATGCTCGCGATCCCGTCGTTGATCTTCGCGCTGGCCATCATGGCGGTGCTTGGACCGGGCCTGACCAGCCTGCTGATCGCGCTGGGGCTGACCAACTGGTCCTTCACCTGCCGGATCGCGCGCGCTTCGGCGCTGTCGCTCAGGAGCCAGGGCTATGTGCAGGCCGCGACCGTGCTCGGCTACGGCGATCTGCGCATCATGATCACGCAGCTCTTGCCGAACATGCTGGGGCCGATCGTCGTCATCGGCACGCTCGGCATGGGCAGCGCGGTGCTCTCCGAGGCCGCACTGTCATTCCTCGGCCTCGGCGTCCGGCCACCGTTTCCGAGCTGGGGCAGCATGCTGTCGGACGCCCGCGACCAGATCACGACGGCGCCGTGGCTCTCGGTTTTCCCGGGCCTCGCCATCTTCCTAACGGTGCTCGGCCTCAATCTGCTCGGCGATGGCCTGCGCGACATTCTCGATCCCCAATCGCGAAGCCGGCGGACATGA
- a CDS encoding ABC transporter substrate-binding protein: MMFRMIAIVAGLGLALAAPAEAQTPRKGGTIRMTAPYGSSFTSLDIHTTQRAQDEIYAKAMHRSLYIWDSAEGKPVPELAKEVIVSGGGLVQTFKLRDDAYFHNGRKMTADDVIWSYNRIMDGTKAYPGARYVRIIEGAAAVEKGQAKEISGLKKIDDFTIEMKLTEKVDPGFYFFTALTSIYPADEAAKDSFIQHPIGLGPFKFVEHVPGSRIVLERWDRFYKPGKPYADKVIVSVMGEAAARDVAFRNKEIDTSVLGPAQYVAYQADPNLKGTIAEVAEVFTRYMGMNPAFKPFSDKRVRQAINYAIDTDLIINKLVKGKAYRATSWLPLTSSAYDKAMKPYPYDPAKAKQLLADAGYASGFEFEWTTSQNESWGLPIVSAVIPMLDKVGIKAKVKQVEAAVLSEVVRSGDYQAFIYSQQTGPDPLAALKCFHSSTPQSACNYMNYKNAEFDKIIDDAGQADDTAKRTQLLQKANALLYDEAPVWFFNYNKAVMAVQPWLHGVQLNATELTHQNVEDVWVDETSPAK; encoded by the coding sequence ATGATGTTCAGGATGATTGCGATCGTCGCGGGTTTGGGACTGGCGCTGGCCGCCCCGGCAGAGGCCCAGACACCGCGCAAGGGCGGAACCATCCGTATGACCGCGCCTTACGGTTCGAGCTTCACCAGCTTGGACATTCACACCACCCAGCGCGCCCAGGACGAGATCTACGCCAAGGCCATGCATCGCTCGCTCTACATCTGGGACTCCGCGGAAGGAAAGCCGGTTCCGGAACTTGCGAAGGAGGTCATCGTCTCGGGCGGCGGTCTCGTTCAAACCTTCAAGCTTCGCGACGACGCCTATTTCCACAACGGCCGCAAGATGACGGCTGACGATGTCATCTGGTCCTACAACCGCATCATGGATGGCACCAAGGCCTATCCGGGCGCGCGCTATGTCCGCATCATCGAGGGCGCGGCGGCGGTTGAGAAGGGCCAGGCCAAGGAGATCTCCGGCCTGAAGAAGATCGACGACTTCACGATCGAGATGAAGCTGACCGAGAAGGTCGATCCGGGCTTCTACTTCTTCACCGCGCTGACCTCGATCTATCCCGCCGACGAGGCCGCCAAGGACAGCTTCATCCAGCATCCGATCGGTCTCGGACCATTCAAATTCGTCGAGCACGTGCCGGGATCGCGCATCGTGCTGGAGCGCTGGGACAGGTTCTACAAGCCCGGCAAGCCCTATGCCGACAAGGTCATCGTGTCAGTCATGGGCGAGGCTGCGGCGCGCGATGTCGCCTTCCGCAACAAGGAGATCGACACCTCCGTGCTCGGGCCGGCGCAATATGTCGCCTATCAGGCCGATCCCAACCTCAAGGGCACCATCGCCGAGGTCGCTGAGGTGTTCACGCGGTACATGGGGATGAACCCTGCATTCAAGCCGTTCTCTGACAAGCGCGTCCGGCAGGCGATCAACTATGCGATCGACACCGATTTGATCATCAACAAGCTGGTCAAGGGCAAGGCCTATCGCGCCACCAGCTGGCTGCCGCTGACCTCGTCGGCCTACGACAAGGCGATGAAGCCGTACCCCTACGATCCCGCCAAGGCCAAGCAGCTGCTTGCTGACGCCGGCTACGCCTCCGGCTTCGAATTCGAATGGACCACCAGCCAGAATGAAAGCTGGGGCCTGCCGATCGTTTCGGCCGTCATCCCGATGCTGGACAAGGTCGGCATCAAGGCGAAGGTCAAGCAGGTCGAGGCCGCGGTGCTGTCGGAGGTGGTTCGCTCCGGCGACTACCAGGCCTTCATCTATTCCCAGCAAACCGGCCCGGACCCCTTGGCTGCGCTGAAATGCTTCCATTCGTCGACGCCGCAATCGGCCTGCAACTACATGAACTACAAAAACGCCGAGTTCGACAAGATCATCGATGACGCCGGGCAGGCCGACGACACCGCCAAGCGCACGCAGCTGCTGCAAAAGGCCAATGCGCTGCTCTATGACGAGGCGCCGGTATGGTTCTTCAACTACAACAAGGCGGTCATGGCCGTGCAGCCTTGGCTCCACGGAGTTCAGCTGAACGCGACGGAGCTGACCCACCAGAATGTCGAGGACGTCTGGGTCGACGAGACCTCGCCCGCGAAGTGA
- the mtnK gene encoding S-methyl-5-thioribose kinase, which yields MTQGQGDYRILQEGALRDYLAGLPDIAARLGGAPAAWAITEVGDGNLNLVFIVKGAHGGIAVKQALPYVRLVGESWPLPLSRAHYEYLALTRQAQLAPGLVPALLHHNETLALTVMELLEPHIIMRKGLVAATCYPRFVDDITAFMARTLFFTSDLALTAAEKKEAIASFAGNHALCKITEDLIFTDPYRIAEQNRWTAPYLDGLAASMRDDMELHVAISRLKLKFMANPEALLHGDLHTGSIMVTESETRVIDPEFAFYGPMGFDVGAVLANLLMAFFASAGHERAPGERREFEGWVLETVEQVWGRFAGKFLDLWRSEASGDAYPVSLFAGEKGAARLEIERQAYMQRLFTDTVGFAAAKTIRRIFGLAHNIDFELIEDPQKRAISEARAVRLARGMMVEAAAFRTIADVTGAARKLRDWQPELSG from the coding sequence ATGACGCAAGGGCAGGGGGACTATCGAATTCTGCAGGAAGGGGCCTTGCGGGACTATCTCGCGGGCTTGCCTGACATCGCGGCACGGCTCGGCGGCGCGCCGGCCGCCTGGGCGATCACCGAGGTCGGCGACGGCAATCTCAATCTCGTGTTCATCGTGAAGGGCGCGCACGGCGGTATCGCCGTGAAGCAGGCACTGCCTTACGTCCGCCTCGTCGGCGAGAGCTGGCCGCTGCCGTTGTCACGGGCCCATTACGAATATCTCGCGCTGACCCGGCAGGCCCAGCTCGCGCCCGGCCTCGTGCCGGCCTTGCTGCACCACAACGAGACGCTGGCACTGACCGTGATGGAGCTGCTCGAGCCCCACATCATCATGCGCAAGGGGCTGGTGGCTGCTACGTGCTACCCGCGCTTCGTCGATGACATCACGGCCTTCATGGCGCGGACGCTGTTCTTCACCTCCGATCTCGCGCTGACCGCCGCGGAGAAGAAGGAGGCCATCGCGTCCTTCGCCGGCAACCACGCGTTGTGCAAGATCACCGAGGATCTGATCTTTACCGATCCTTATCGCATCGCCGAGCAGAACCGCTGGACCGCGCCGTATCTCGACGGCCTGGCCGCGTCCATGCGCGATGACATGGAGCTGCATGTCGCGATCTCCCGGCTGAAGCTGAAATTCATGGCGAACCCCGAAGCGCTGCTGCATGGCGACCTCCACACCGGCTCGATCATGGTGACGGAGAGCGAGACCCGTGTGATCGACCCCGAGTTCGCCTTCTACGGCCCGATGGGGTTTGATGTCGGCGCGGTGCTGGCCAATTTGCTCATGGCCTTTTTCGCCTCCGCCGGCCATGAGCGCGCGCCGGGCGAGCGGCGCGAATTCGAGGGGTGGGTGCTGGAGACGGTCGAGCAGGTCTGGGGCAGGTTCGCCGGCAAATTCCTCGACCTCTGGCGGTCGGAGGCCAGCGGCGACGCCTATCCGGTCTCGCTGTTCGCCGGCGAGAAGGGCGCGGCGCGGCTGGAGATCGAGCGGCAGGCCTACATGCAGCGGCTGTTCACCGACACCGTCGGCTTCGCCGCCGCCAAGACCATCCGCCGCATCTTCGGCCTCGCCCACAACATCGACTTCGAGCTGATCGAGGATCCGCAGAAGCGCGCCATCAGCGAAGCCCGCGCCGTGCGCCTCGCGCGGGGGATGATGGTGGAGGCGGCGGCGTTTCGGACGATCGCCGACGTCACCGGCGCCGCGCGAAAATTGCGGGACTGGCAGCCCGAGCTATCCGGCTGA